In Halomarina salina, one DNA window encodes the following:
- a CDS encoding XdhC family protein, which translates to MTDDHPPADRHGTDQYDVDDSASGAPADADLGDLERTLTDRGEPFARATVVRREAPVSANVGDRALVTSDGSLHGWIGGVACAQSTVVSEAQAAIADGEPRLVGLAPDPADVERPGLEAYRMTCHSEGTLELFVEPVVPATRLLVVGDSPIARSLVRLASELAVQVTLVDPDGGDADVPGSTTRLTTLDPERIAASVGPGPLVVVASMGQYDARGVAAGLLADAPYVGLVASEVRAADVAERAAGLLGRDPETVREAVSSPAGVDIAAHTAAEIAVSILAELVDVRSASGTVAVADPERDHESSDETATEGADGNADEEPHRDPVCGMTVDPDGAPSVAHDGETYYFCCAGCADSFRADPAAYLDGQGQAAESG; encoded by the coding sequence ATGACCGACGACCACCCACCCGCCGACCGCCACGGCACCGACCAGTACGATGTCGACGACTCCGCGAGCGGCGCACCGGCAGACGCCGACCTCGGAGACCTGGAGCGGACGCTGACCGACCGCGGCGAGCCGTTCGCGCGGGCGACCGTCGTCCGCCGGGAGGCACCGGTCTCGGCGAACGTGGGCGACCGGGCGCTCGTCACGAGCGACGGCAGCCTCCACGGCTGGATCGGCGGCGTCGCCTGCGCGCAGTCGACCGTCGTGAGCGAGGCGCAGGCGGCCATCGCGGACGGCGAACCGCGACTCGTCGGGCTCGCACCCGACCCCGCCGACGTCGAGCGCCCCGGTCTCGAGGCGTACCGGATGACCTGCCACAGCGAGGGGACGCTCGAACTGTTCGTCGAACCGGTCGTCCCCGCGACGCGACTGCTCGTCGTCGGCGACTCGCCCATCGCGCGGTCGCTCGTCCGACTGGCGAGCGAACTCGCCGTGCAGGTGACGCTCGTCGACCCCGACGGCGGGGACGCGGATGTTCCAGGGTCCACGACGCGACTGACGACGCTCGACCCCGAGCGCATCGCGGCGTCGGTCGGGCCGGGACCGCTCGTGGTCGTCGCCTCGATGGGGCAGTACGACGCTCGCGGCGTCGCGGCCGGGCTCCTCGCGGACGCGCCGTACGTCGGTCTCGTCGCGAGCGAGGTCCGGGCGGCGGACGTCGCCGAGCGTGCGGCCGGACTCCTCGGCCGCGACCCGGAGACGGTTCGTGAGGCGGTGTCTAGCCCCGCTGGCGTCGACATCGCCGCCCACACCGCGGCCGAGATAGCGGTGAGCATCCTCGCCGAACTGGTCGACGTCCGGTCGGCGAGCGGGACCGTCGCCGTCGCCGACCCCGAACGAGACCACGAGTCGAGCGACGAGACGGCGACCGAGGGCGCGGACGGTAATGCAGACGAGGAGCCCCACCGCGACCCGGTCTGTGGCATGACCGTCGACCCCGATGGCGCGCCGAGCGTCGCGCACGACGGCGAGACGTACTACTTCTGCTGTGCGGGCTGTGCCGACTCCTTCCGGGCCGACCCGGCCGCGTACCTCGACGGCCAGGGACAGGCCGCGGAGTCGGGATGA
- a CDS encoding Rossmann-like domain-containing protein: MTDPILQTVVDRLRGLGAGAATVERVTVGDRVVLVELSGVPASATDETRSDADDAAVHRTAGLAHRPPGEVPPTTDLDVGTLLGWAASAGDGDTTTPVERALGVATLNALSVPHVDWTEGDPMALLDPEVDTIATVGLFRPAFRKFDDVELRIVERRAVDEFAVPDGVRVETFRPDEAATALAGSDVVFVTGSAFLYGGAERYLDVAPASATVVLVGATVSFLPAPLFAAGVDVVAGAAVTDVDRARAAVREGACGTDLHDVGVRKVYVVDERSSAPGLRLRTSRANDGE; encoded by the coding sequence GTGACCGACCCCATCCTCCAGACCGTCGTCGACCGCCTCCGAGGACTCGGAGCGGGCGCGGCGACCGTCGAGCGCGTGACGGTCGGCGACCGGGTCGTGCTGGTCGAACTGTCGGGCGTTCCCGCATCGGCGACCGACGAGACTCGCTCTGACGCGGACGACGCGGCCGTCCACCGGACGGCCGGTCTCGCCCACCGCCCGCCGGGTGAGGTGCCACCGACCACCGACCTCGACGTGGGGACGCTCCTCGGGTGGGCCGCCTCGGCGGGCGACGGCGACACCACCACCCCGGTCGAACGAGCGCTCGGCGTCGCGACGCTGAACGCCCTGTCGGTTCCCCACGTCGACTGGACCGAGGGGGACCCGATGGCGCTGCTCGACCCCGAGGTCGACACCATCGCGACGGTCGGCCTGTTCCGTCCCGCGTTCCGCAAGTTCGACGACGTCGAGTTGCGAATCGTCGAGCGACGGGCCGTGGACGAGTTCGCGGTGCCCGACGGCGTCCGGGTCGAGACGTTCCGACCGGACGAGGCGGCGACTGCACTCGCGGGGAGCGACGTCGTGTTCGTCACCGGGTCGGCGTTCCTTTACGGCGGCGCCGAACGCTACCTCGACGTGGCTCCCGCGTCGGCGACGGTGGTCCTCGTCGGAGCGACGGTCTCGTTCCTCCCGGCACCGCTGTTCGCGGCCGGCGTGGACGTGGTCGCCGGGGCGGCCGTGACGGACGTCGACCGCGCCCGCGCGGCGGTGCGGGAGGGAGCGTGCGGCACCGACCTCCACGACGTCGGCGTCCGGAAGGTGTACGTCGTCGACGAGCGCTCGTCCGCGCCCGGACTACGTCTGCGCACGTCACGAGCGAACGACGGGGAGTGA
- a CDS encoding inorganic phosphate transporter, whose translation MAEVLLIVGLAVAVFVGFNIGGSSTGVAFGPAVGSGTLGKLAAGLLMTVFALLGGATVGVKVIDTMGGEIVPSDQFTLAASVAVLFFVGMALLVSNLFGVPASTSMTAVGAIAGLGVATNTISWETMGRIVTWWLVAPILAFWVCGVIGRYLYPYLDAWMDLDSSDDPALYFDRSSRIPVPRQHPNARRREVIGTVLVIAIGCYMAFSAGASNVANAVAPLVGAGAIDTSVGVVVAGGAIGLGAFTIARRTLDTVGNDLTDLPLTAALIVETISASLITFLSFIGIPASLAVSATMCIVGLGWGRATRTTTLSDAAKAARSGDPPPVDVDSVAADGQGGGRVKSITDVPSIGEENPGSLKASDLFDPAATARVVVLWVLTPSISAVAAYLVFRFAPWF comes from the coding sequence GTGGCCGAGGTTCTCCTGATCGTCGGATTAGCAGTCGCGGTGTTCGTCGGGTTCAACATCGGTGGCTCCTCGACCGGAGTCGCCTTCGGGCCTGCCGTGGGGAGCGGCACGCTCGGCAAACTCGCTGCCGGACTGCTGATGACCGTGTTCGCGCTGCTCGGCGGCGCGACGGTCGGCGTCAAGGTCATCGACACGATGGGCGGCGAGATCGTCCCGAGCGACCAGTTCACGCTCGCGGCGAGCGTCGCCGTCCTCTTCTTCGTCGGGATGGCGCTGCTCGTCTCGAACCTGTTCGGCGTCCCCGCCTCCACCTCGATGACCGCCGTGGGGGCCATCGCCGGTCTCGGCGTCGCCACGAACACCATCTCGTGGGAGACGATGGGCCGCATCGTGACGTGGTGGCTCGTCGCCCCCATCCTCGCGTTCTGGGTCTGTGGCGTCATCGGTCGCTACCTCTACCCCTACCTCGACGCGTGGATGGACCTCGACTCCTCGGACGACCCCGCGCTGTACTTCGACCGGTCGAGCCGGATTCCAGTCCCCCGCCAGCACCCGAACGCCCGTCGACGCGAGGTGATCGGGACGGTGCTCGTCATCGCCATCGGCTGTTACATGGCGTTCTCCGCGGGCGCGTCGAACGTCGCCAACGCCGTCGCCCCGCTCGTCGGGGCGGGGGCCATCGACACCAGCGTCGGCGTCGTCGTCGCCGGCGGGGCCATCGGACTCGGCGCGTTCACCATCGCCCGCCGGACGCTCGACACGGTCGGCAACGACCTGACGGACCTCCCGCTGACCGCGGCGCTCATCGTCGAGACCATCTCCGCGAGTCTCATCACGTTCCTCTCGTTCATCGGCATCCCCGCCAGCCTCGCGGTCAGCGCGACGATGTGCATCGTCGGGCTGGGCTGGGGCCGAGCGACCCGGACGACGACGCTCTCGGACGCCGCGAAGGCGGCCCGGAGCGGCGACCCTCCCCCGGTCGACGTCGACTCGGTCGCGGCCGACGGTCAGGGTGGTGGCCGCGTCAAGAGCATCACGGACGTCCCGAGCATCGGCGAAGAGAACCCGGGGAGCCTCAAGGCGAGCGACCTGTTCGACCCCGCCGCGACCGCTCGCGTCGTCGTCCTCTGGGTTCTCACACCGAGCATCTCCGCCGTCGCGGCGTACCTCGTCTTCCGGTTCGCCCCCTGGTTCTGA
- a CDS encoding YeiH family protein: protein MSPTSVVARTLPGIGLLVGGAILARAIAGQIPLGSELIVAVVLGLVVGNTVGVPAWGEPGVATNPRLLEVGIVLMGATVTAGSIVEAGPTVAGVVLVAVVATIAMVEVLARTVVGIPEKEGSLLAAGSGICGVSAVAAVAGSIRPDERQVAYAVATILLFDAVTLFVYPLVGDALGLSDIVFGVWAGTTMFSTGPVTAAGFAFSETAGQWAVLVKLARNTLIGVVAVGYAVLYNRRGATADDARRGVRANLGHLWASFPTFVVGFLFVMALASAGFLSTAQVALLDDASNWLFLLAFVGLGTTIDVSELRETGLRPVLVVLVTLLTVSSVMLAVSSVVF from the coding sequence GTGAGTCCGACGTCGGTGGTCGCGCGGACGCTCCCCGGTATCGGGTTGCTCGTCGGCGGCGCGATACTCGCGAGGGCCATCGCCGGGCAGATTCCGCTCGGAAGCGAACTCATCGTCGCCGTCGTCCTCGGACTGGTCGTCGGGAACACGGTCGGCGTTCCGGCGTGGGGCGAACCGGGCGTCGCGACGAACCCCCGACTGCTCGAGGTCGGCATCGTCCTGATGGGAGCGACGGTGACGGCCGGCAGCATCGTCGAGGCCGGGCCGACCGTCGCCGGCGTCGTCCTCGTGGCGGTCGTCGCCACCATCGCGATGGTCGAGGTCCTCGCACGGACCGTCGTCGGGATACCGGAGAAGGAGGGGTCGCTCCTCGCTGCGGGGTCGGGAATCTGTGGGGTCTCGGCCGTCGCCGCAGTCGCGGGGAGCATCCGGCCCGACGAACGGCAGGTCGCGTACGCGGTGGCGACGATACTGCTGTTCGACGCCGTGACGCTGTTCGTCTACCCGCTCGTGGGGGACGCGCTCGGTCTCTCGGATATCGTGTTCGGCGTGTGGGCCGGGACGACGATGTTCAGCACCGGCCCGGTGACGGCGGCGGGGTTCGCGTTCTCCGAGACGGCCGGGCAGTGGGCCGTCCTCGTCAAACTCGCCCGGAACACCCTCATCGGCGTCGTCGCCGTCGGCTACGCGGTGCTCTACAACCGACGCGGTGCCACGGCGGACGACGCCCGCCGCGGGGTCCGGGCGAACCTCGGCCACCTCTGGGCGAGTTTCCCGACGTTCGTCGTCGGCTTCCTGTTCGTGATGGCGCTGGCGAGCGCTGGCTTCCTCTCGACCGCACAGGTAGCGCTGCTGGACGACGCCTCGAACTGGCTGTTCCTCCTCGCGTTCGTCGGTCTCGGGACGACCATCGACGTCTCGGAGCTCCGTGAGACGGGGCTCCGACCGGTGCTCGTCGTTCTGGTGACGCTCCTCACCGTCAGTAGCGTGATGCTGGCCGTCTCGTCCGTGGTGTTCTGA
- the hisA gene encoding 1-(5-phosphoribosyl)-5-[(5-phosphoribosylamino)methylideneamino]imidazole-4-carboxamide isomerase, whose protein sequence is MFSEFEVVPAVDVQDGQVVQLVGGERGTGTEYGDPVEAAERWVEAGARTLHLVDLDGAFEGERVNADAIAAVVDAVDVPVQMGGGIRTAEDARTLLDAGVDRVILGTAAVENPDIVAEVSDDYPDGVLVSLDAKGGEVVVSGWTEGTGLDPAEAAERYADLGAAGILFTDVDVEGQLEGVRTDPVRRLVEATSIPVVASGGVATLDDVRALRGTGAAAVVVGTALYEGRFTLREAMDA, encoded by the coding sequence ATGTTCTCCGAGTTCGAGGTCGTCCCCGCGGTGGACGTCCAGGACGGGCAGGTCGTCCAGCTAGTCGGCGGCGAACGCGGCACCGGGACGGAGTACGGCGACCCGGTCGAGGCGGCCGAGCGGTGGGTGGAGGCCGGCGCGCGGACGCTCCACCTCGTCGACCTCGACGGGGCGTTCGAGGGCGAACGCGTCAACGCCGACGCCATCGCGGCCGTCGTCGATGCCGTCGACGTTCCCGTCCAGATGGGCGGCGGCATCCGGACGGCCGAGGATGCACGCACCCTCCTCGACGCTGGCGTCGACCGGGTCATCCTCGGGACCGCCGCCGTCGAGAACCCCGACATCGTGGCCGAGGTGAGCGACGACTACCCCGACGGCGTCCTCGTCAGCCTCGACGCGAAGGGCGGCGAGGTGGTCGTCTCCGGGTGGACCGAGGGCACCGGCCTCGACCCGGCCGAGGCCGCCGAGCGGTACGCGGACCTCGGCGCGGCGGGCATCCTCTTCACCGACGTCGACGTCGAGGGCCAACTGGAGGGCGTCCGCACCGACCCGGTCCGACGACTCGTCGAGGCCACCTCGATTCCCGTCGTCGCCAGCGGCGGCGTCGCCACGCTCGACGACGTGCGTGCCCTCCGGGGGACGGGCGCGGCGGCGGTCGTCGTCGGCACGGCGCTGTACGAGGGACGGTTCACGCTCCGCGAAGCGATGGACGCCTGA
- a CDS encoding DUF7537 family lipoprotein: protein MHTKRRQGLALVLALVLVTTAGCSALGGGGNGSPETLTQEEFHAHDAALRDAGSATVTLNVTAPSGGQSVRLNGVVRADFEANRTSANTTIPMFGGISVDQYSDGSTTYERTVSGFTGTQYDAVEGSQTYLSTAMMDDGDDGSSSNGSVDISSESANLSFEKTGEDGFEGATVYRADRSALVDTYSGKLNGSVVNASLEMHRTDDGFFNFVHLRLVTEVDGQRQLTELRFRITNLGETAVTKPAWVSTARTMTENASASENASA from the coding sequence ATGCACACGAAACGACGGCAGGGTCTCGCCCTGGTCCTCGCGCTAGTGCTCGTCACCACCGCCGGTTGTTCCGCCCTCGGCGGTGGCGGGAACGGCTCACCGGAGACGCTCACTCAGGAGGAGTTCCACGCGCACGACGCGGCTCTCCGGGATGCTGGCTCCGCGACGGTCACGCTGAACGTCACCGCTCCATCGGGGGGGCAGTCCGTGCGACTGAACGGCGTCGTGAGGGCGGACTTCGAGGCGAACCGGACCAGCGCGAACACGACCATCCCCATGTTCGGCGGTATCAGCGTCGACCAGTACTCCGACGGGTCCACGACGTACGAGCGGACCGTCTCCGGGTTCACCGGAACGCAGTACGACGCCGTCGAGGGGAGCCAGACCTACCTCTCGACCGCGATGATGGACGACGGCGACGACGGGTCCTCGTCGAACGGCTCCGTGGACATCTCCTCCGAGAGTGCGAACCTCTCGTTCGAGAAGACGGGTGAAGACGGCTTCGAGGGCGCGACCGTCTACCGCGCCGACCGGTCCGCGCTCGTCGACACCTACTCCGGGAAGCTGAACGGGAGTGTCGTGAACGCCTCCCTGGAGATGCACCGCACCGACGACGGCTTCTTCAACTTCGTCCACCTCCGACTCGTGACCGAGGTCGACGGCCAGCGCCAGTTGACCGAACTCCGGTTCCGCATCACGAATCTCGGCGAGACCGCGGTGACGAAACCGGCGTGGGTGAGCACGGCCCGAACGATGACCGAGAACGCGTCGGCGTCCGAGAACGCGTCGGCATAA
- the fer gene encoding ferredoxin Fer: protein MPTVEYLNYEVLDDQGWSMDDDDLFDEAADAGLDEEDYGELEVNEGEYILEAAEAQGYDWPFSCRAGACANCAAIVKEGEIEMDMQQILSDEEVDDKNVRLTCIGSPAADSVQIVYNAKHLDYLQNRVI, encoded by the coding sequence ATGCCAACAGTCGAATACCTCAACTACGAAGTTCTGGACGACCAGGGCTGGTCGATGGACGACGACGACCTCTTCGACGAAGCCGCCGACGCGGGTCTCGACGAGGAGGACTACGGCGAACTCGAGGTCAACGAAGGCGAGTACATCCTCGAAGCCGCCGAGGCGCAGGGCTACGACTGGCCGTTCTCCTGTCGCGCTGGCGCGTGTGCGAACTGCGCTGCCATCGTCAAGGAGGGCGAGATCGAGATGGACATGCAGCAGATCCTCTCGGACGAGGAGGTCGACGACAAGAACGTCCGTCTGACCTGCATCGGCAGCCCTGCTGCCGACAGCGTCCAGATCGTCTACAACGCGAAACACCTCGACTACCTCCAGAACCGCGTCATCTGA
- a CDS encoding aerobic carbon-monoxide dehydrogenase large subunit → MSNDGETGGEDASRQYVESDDGGPDPETYCGHGRGGMGEEVKRKEDQRFITGRGNYVDDIKKPGMLHCELVRSPHAHARIENIDKSRALDVDGVVAVLTAEDLLEYDLATMPTLMADTQDVLVNDKVKFQSQEVAAVIATDRYTAKDGAQKVVVDYDVLDPVVDPYDALEDDAPLIRDDIEGQEDNHCLDWETGDREATDRVFDECEVTVKEDMLYQRLHPAPIETCGAVGDYDPGKDKLTVHMTSQAPHIHRTLFAQVSGIPEHKIRIVSPDVGGGFGNKVPIYPGYVVAAAASYVLERPVKWMEERSENIQSTGFARDYHMTGELAATKEGKIRAVRTDVLANHGAYNAVAQPSNFPAGFFNIFTGSYDVETAYGSLTAAYTNTAPGGVAYRCSFRVTEAVYLIERMVKVLADELDMDPAEIRRKNFIQPEQFPYESPTGWNYDSGDYEGALDLALEMADYDHYREEQQRRIDEDADKLLGIGISSFTEIVGAGPGKTCDIAGVEMFDSADIRVHPTGKATVRVGVQTQGQGHETTFAQIVAEELGMNVDDIVVEHGDTDTDPYGLGTYGSRSTPVAGAAAAVAARKVREKAKSIAANELEAAEEDVTWDRQSGEFHVAGAPERSIGITEIAAGAYMNHPSSEEPGLEAVDYYDPPEMTYPFGSYIVVVEVDRETGEVAFEKFVAVDDCGNRINPMVIEGQIHGGLAQGIGTAMLEQVTFDDNGNVTGGDFMNYLLPTSMEIPEFETGYTVTPSPHHPIGAKGVGESPTVGSPPAIVNAVVDAMKHGGITHVEMPMTPDVVWEKLDEAGLAIDPADQFEVEFDEGGEQRGEADD, encoded by the coding sequence ATGAGCAACGACGGAGAGACGGGCGGCGAGGACGCCTCCCGGCAGTACGTGGAATCGGACGACGGCGGACCGGACCCCGAGACCTACTGCGGGCACGGCCGCGGCGGGATGGGCGAGGAGGTGAAACGGAAGGAGGACCAGCGGTTCATCACCGGTCGCGGCAACTACGTCGACGACATCAAGAAGCCGGGGATGCTCCACTGCGAACTCGTCCGGAGCCCCCACGCTCACGCCCGCATCGAGAACATCGACAAGTCGCGAGCGCTGGACGTCGACGGCGTCGTGGCCGTCCTCACCGCCGAGGACCTGCTGGAGTACGACCTGGCGACGATGCCGACGCTGATGGCCGACACGCAGGACGTGCTGGTCAACGACAAGGTGAAGTTCCAGTCCCAGGAGGTCGCGGCGGTCATCGCGACCGACCGGTACACCGCGAAGGACGGCGCGCAGAAGGTCGTCGTCGACTACGACGTGCTGGACCCGGTCGTCGACCCGTACGACGCGCTCGAAGACGACGCGCCGCTCATCCGGGACGACATCGAGGGCCAGGAGGACAACCACTGTCTCGACTGGGAGACGGGCGACAGGGAGGCCACCGACCGGGTGTTCGACGAGTGCGAGGTCACCGTGAAGGAGGACATGCTGTACCAGCGCCTCCACCCCGCGCCCATCGAGACCTGTGGTGCAGTGGGGGACTACGACCCCGGCAAGGACAAGCTGACCGTCCACATGACGTCGCAGGCCCCGCACATCCACCGGACGCTGTTCGCGCAGGTGTCGGGCATCCCCGAGCACAAGATACGCATCGTCAGCCCCGACGTGGGCGGCGGGTTCGGCAACAAGGTGCCCATCTATCCCGGCTACGTCGTCGCCGCCGCGGCGTCGTACGTGCTGGAACGGCCCGTGAAGTGGATGGAGGAGCGCTCGGAGAACATCCAGTCGACGGGGTTCGCCCGCGACTACCACATGACGGGCGAACTCGCGGCGACGAAGGAGGGGAAGATTCGCGCGGTGCGGACCGACGTGCTGGCGAACCACGGCGCGTACAACGCCGTCGCCCAGCCGTCGAACTTCCCGGCGGGGTTCTTCAACATCTTCACCGGGTCGTACGACGTCGAGACGGCCTACGGGTCGCTGACGGCGGCGTACACGAACACCGCGCCGGGCGGCGTCGCCTACCGGTGTTCGTTCCGGGTGACTGAGGCGGTGTACCTCATCGAGCGGATGGTGAAGGTGCTCGCCGACGAACTCGACATGGACCCGGCGGAGATACGCCGGAAGAACTTCATCCAGCCCGAGCAGTTCCCGTACGAGAGTCCGACGGGGTGGAACTACGACTCCGGGGACTACGAGGGCGCACTGGACCTCGCGCTGGAGATGGCCGACTACGACCACTACCGCGAGGAGCAACAGCGCCGCATCGACGAGGACGCGGACAAACTCCTCGGAATCGGTATCTCCTCGTTCACCGAAATCGTCGGCGCTGGCCCCGGGAAGACCTGCGACATCGCGGGCGTCGAGATGTTCGACTCCGCGGACATCCGGGTCCACCCGACCGGGAAGGCGACCGTGCGAGTCGGCGTCCAGACGCAGGGCCAGGGCCACGAGACGACGTTCGCACAGATCGTCGCCGAGGAACTGGGCATGAACGTCGACGACATCGTGGTCGAACACGGCGACACCGACACCGACCCGTACGGGCTCGGGACCTACGGCTCCCGGAGCACGCCCGTCGCGGGCGCGGCCGCCGCCGTCGCGGCCCGGAAGGTCCGCGAGAAGGCGAAGTCCATCGCCGCGAACGAACTCGAAGCGGCCGAGGAGGACGTGACCTGGGACCGCCAGAGCGGCGAGTTCCACGTCGCCGGCGCGCCGGAGCGCTCCATCGGCATCACCGAGATCGCGGCGGGTGCGTACATGAACCACCCGTCGAGCGAGGAGCCGGGGCTGGAGGCGGTCGACTACTACGACCCGCCCGAGATGACGTACCCGTTCGGTTCGTACATCGTGGTCGTCGAGGTCGACCGCGAGACCGGCGAGGTCGCCTTCGAGAAGTTCGTCGCCGTCGACGACTGCGGCAACCGCATCAACCCGATGGTCATCGAGGGGCAGATCCACGGCGGTCTCGCCCAGGGTATCGGGACGGCGATGCTGGAGCAGGTGACGTTCGACGACAACGGCAACGTCACCGGCGGGGACTTCATGAACTACCTGCTGCCCACCTCGATGGAGATTCCGGAGTTCGAGACGGGCTACACCGTCACGCCGTCGCCCCACCACCCCATCGGTGCGAAGGGGGTCGGCGAGTCGCCGACCGTCGGGTCGCCGCCCGCCATCGTCAACGCCGTCGTCGACGCGATGAAACACGGCGGCATCACGCACGTCGAGATGCCGATGACGCCGGACGTCGTCTGGGAGAAACTCGACGAGGCGGGCCTCGCCATCGACCCGGCCGACCAGTTCGAGGTCGAGTTCGACGAGGGTGGAGAACAGCGTGGCGAGGCGGACGACTGA
- a CDS encoding SLC13 family permease, with product MLGAVLQSAAAPELSVGILVVFGVVVLALVLFVTEALPVDVTAILLMVLLIVLEPYTRVTPELGVSGFSNPATVTVLAMLILSAGVSKTGVVQILGRRLARFAGTDRRRQLAATIGVASLPSGFLNNTPVVAILVPVISDLAHKGQTSPSKLLIPLSYASVLGGTLTLIGTSTNILASDVARRLAVQYPGTDLHSLSMFEFTRLGVVVLVTGVVYLLLFADRLLPERVPIEDDYVEEYGIATYLTDVTVPQTSPLVGVPIERALSWFDADVLQVRRDGDWLYGPFTRETIRAGDTLRLRGDSAAVRQLVVLDGLTPASGPTTEEALANDDVVVAEVVVPRGSFLVGESLGSSTFRQRYDASVLAFRSRGEVVRSRLEKVEIRSGDTLLVSATPEALDRLARGRDFIVAREPDEPAYRTEKIPYAVAVVVGVVAVAALGIVDILVSALAGVVAMVLLGVIRPNELYDTVDWNVIFLLAGVIPLGIALQRTGGAALLGHYVAETATYLPPVGVLWVFYVVTGVVTELVSNNASVVLMLPVAVTAAVELGVSPFAFVLAVMFAASSSFMTPIGYQTNLFVYGPGGYTFGDYLRVGAPLQLLLSVVTVGGIVVFWGL from the coding sequence ATGCTCGGCGCAGTGCTCCAGAGCGCGGCCGCCCCCGAACTCTCGGTGGGGATACTGGTCGTGTTCGGGGTGGTCGTACTGGCGCTGGTGCTGTTCGTCACGGAGGCGCTCCCGGTGGACGTCACCGCCATCCTGCTGATGGTCCTGCTCATCGTCCTCGAACCGTACACGCGAGTCACGCCGGAGCTGGGCGTGTCGGGGTTCTCGAACCCGGCGACGGTGACGGTGCTGGCGATGCTCATCCTCTCGGCTGGCGTGTCGAAGACCGGAGTCGTCCAGATTCTCGGCCGTCGGCTGGCGCGGTTCGCGGGCACCGACCGCCGGAGACAGCTCGCGGCGACCATCGGCGTCGCGAGCCTCCCGTCGGGCTTCCTCAACAACACGCCCGTCGTCGCCATCCTCGTCCCCGTCATCTCCGACCTCGCGCACAAGGGGCAGACGTCGCCCTCGAAGCTCCTCATCCCCCTGTCGTACGCCTCCGTCCTCGGCGGGACCCTCACGCTCATCGGCACCTCCACGAACATCCTCGCCAGCGACGTCGCGCGTCGACTCGCCGTGCAGTACCCCGGAACCGACCTCCACAGCCTGTCGATGTTCGAGTTCACGCGACTGGGCGTCGTCGTCCTCGTGACCGGCGTCGTCTACCTCCTGCTGTTCGCCGACCGGTTGCTCCCCGAGCGCGTCCCCATCGAGGACGACTACGTCGAGGAGTACGGCATCGCGACGTACCTGACCGACGTGACGGTGCCGCAGACGTCGCCGCTCGTGGGCGTCCCCATCGAGCGCGCGCTCTCGTGGTTCGACGCCGACGTGTTGCAGGTCCGGCGCGACGGCGACTGGCTGTACGGTCCGTTCACCCGCGAGACGATTCGGGCGGGCGACACGCTCCGCCTCCGCGGTGACAGCGCCGCCGTCCGACAGCTCGTCGTCCTCGACGGGCTCACCCCGGCGAGCGGACCGACCACCGAGGAGGCGCTGGCGAACGACGACGTGGTCGTCGCCGAGGTGGTCGTCCCGCGCGGGTCGTTCCTCGTCGGCGAGTCTCTCGGGAGTTCGACGTTCCGCCAGCGCTACGACGCGAGCGTCCTCGCGTTCCGCTCGCGTGGTGAGGTCGTCCGGTCGCGACTGGAGAAGGTCGAGATACGCTCGGGCGACACGCTGCTCGTGAGCGCGACCCCCGAGGCGCTGGACCGCCTCGCCCGCGGCCGGGACTTCATCGTCGCCCGCGAACCCGACGAACCGGCCTACCGGACCGAGAAGATACCGTACGCGGTGGCCGTCGTCGTCGGCGTCGTCGCCGTCGCCGCCCTCGGTATCGTCGACATCCTCGTCAGCGCGCTGGCGGGCGTCGTCGCGATGGTGCTACTCGGGGTCATCCGGCCGAACGAACTGTACGACACGGTCGACTGGAACGTCATCTTCCTGCTGGCGGGCGTCATCCCACTGGGAATCGCGCTCCAGCGGACCGGCGGCGCGGCGCTGCTCGGCCACTACGTCGCCGAGACGGCGACCTACCTCCCGCCGGTCGGCGTGCTCTGGGTGTTCTACGTCGTCACCGGCGTCGTCACCGAACTCGTCAGCAACAACGCCAGCGTCGTCCTGATGCTGCCGGTTGCCGTCACCGCCGCCGTCGAACTCGGCGTGAGCCCGTTCGCGTTCGTCCTCGCGGTGATGTTCGCGGCCTCCTCGTCGTTCATGACCCCCATCGGCTACCAGACCAACCTGTTCGTCTACGGCCCCGGCGGCTACACGTTCGGCGACTACCTCCGCGTCGGCGCGCCGCTGCAACTCCTTCTCTCGGTGGTCACCGTCGGCGGAATCGTCGTGTTCTGGGGGCTCTGA